Proteins encoded in a region of the Drosophila sechellia strain sech25 chromosome 2L, ASM438219v1, whole genome shotgun sequence genome:
- the LOC6612161 gene encoding uncharacterized protein LOC6612161 isoform X2, which translates to MAKPGRAKFSFVKSKVIPKKLVNLQSKRDRKKVVKVVTSGESHITSTVSNLSHSTDSDEHIASTAPSVWSTSVPIPPSSQRRMPKQNVRRSVVSISTLPSKKSSSAVKRKLSYIDEEPFHLYKLRKLEASAETQLKIVHSHPHLTSSTDSVEEASNQSDGDKMDSEMGNTSDHEGQMSVSSDSNIRMRFDILQTLRNIPDWDELSDIGTSDQNQGIDKSVEMQQVPGSELEQLQIPLARRSLSSSAESLIPSETNYEAPSSQNDDDVQGPEIPSPSGLESDDESDWRRLGMQFKSSHVATFKDITSVSRSSIASLNSIRTTLSIGQLVQSYLDGLIEKVVDIFVNSEYLRKKNLDKSKLMNRLLKEVDDHHWESHDNNLLTKRLAEHHLRRFKYSLVTPSSRSHINESHLRRYMGALNELDHWLHRTRQAEQMHLAERERLLAELERMQLEDNEKVERLEEIFRSTILRGTQPSERLRLVTETALKHMRAKRDALSATRLILIIKQHDNSYIKKKVDEIEAISGEVKLETYLSADNDVQQMVTTLNHKNAELERMCTLVKTKIHTISHLRCRRKLLNRRFREAKDELRERRKRQIALRDEVYNCNLTHNKLLDQIKEVRREGGIMCYPKLLADFDRTEKFIAIKQESIEELKTQYDNLLRRIDKIELKILESNKSEIMSRSD; encoded by the exons ATGGCCAAGCCAGGGCGAGCAAAATTTTCATTCGTTAAAAGTAAAGTGATTCCCAAGAAGTTAGTCAATTTGCAGAGCAAAAGAGATCGAAAAAAGGTTGTCAAGGTTGTGACTTCCGGCGAAAGCCACATAACTAGTACAGTGAGCAACCTGAGTCATAGTACGGATTCCGACGAGCATATCGCATCCACCGCCCCAAGTGTCTGGAGCACTTCAGTACCCATTCCTCCTTCTTCCCAACGAAGAATGCCCAAACAGAATGTTCGCAGATCGGTGGTCTCCATAAGTACGTTACCATCGAAAAAGTCAAGTAGCGCAGTCAAAAGAAAATTATCTTATATTGACGAAGAGCCGTTTCATTTATATAAGCTTAGGAAGCTGGAAGCCAGCGCGGAAACTCAGCTTAAAATAGTTCATTCACATCCGCACTTAACTAGTTCTACGGACAGCGTGGAGGAAGCGAGCAATCAGAGTGATGGCGATAAAATGGACTCGGAAATGGGAAATACCTCGGATCACGAAGGCCAGATGAGTGTATCCTCCGACTCGAACATAAGGATGCGCTTTGATATCCTCCAAACCCTCAGGAATATTCCCGATTGGGACGAACTTAGTGATATCGGGACTTCGGATCAGAATCAGGGCATCGATAAGAGTGTGGAAATGCAGCAGGTGCCGGGCTCGGAACTAGAACAGTTACAGATTCCACTGGCCCGCAGGTCGTTGTCCTCGTCGGCGGAAAGCCTCATTCCCAGCGAGACCAATTATGAAGCACCTTCCTCGCAAAACGATGACGATGTGCAAGGTCCGGAGATACCATCGCCCTCAGGATTAGAGTCTGATGACGAAAGCGATTGGAGACGGCTGGGAATGCAATTCAAATCGAGTCATGTGGCCACTTTTAAGGACATTACATCTGTGTCCCGGTCCTCCATAGCTAGCCTCAATTCCATCCGTACGACTCTTTCCATCGGTCAACTGGTCCAAAGCTATCTGGATGGGCTTATTGAGAAAGTTGTGGACATATTCGTTAATTCAGAATATTTGCGGAAGAAAAATCTGGACAAAAGTAAGCTAATGAATCGCCTGCTCAAGGAAGTCGACGATCACCACTGGGAGAGCCACGACAACAATTTGCTGACCAAACGCCTGGCCGAACACCACCTGCGTCGATTTAAGTACTCCCTCGTAACGCCGAGCAGCAGATCCCACATCAACGAATCCCATCTGAGGCGATACATGGGTGCCCTAAACGAATTGGATCATTGGCTTCACAGGACACGACAGGCTGAACAGATGCACCTGGCTGAAAGGGAACGACTGCTGGCGGAATTGGAGCGGATGCAACTGGAGGACAACGAGAAGGTCGAGAGGCTGGAGGAGATCTTCAGAAGCACCATACTTCGGGGCACCCAACCGTCTGAACGCCTTCGCCTT GTAACGGAAACCGCTCTTAAACATATGAGAGCAAAACGCGATGCGTTGTCTGCCACACGACTGATTTTGATCATAAAGCAGCATGACAATTCCTACATTAAAAAG AAAGTCGATGAGATTGAGGCGATTTCTGGAGAGGTCAAATTGGAAACCTATCTGTCCGCGGATAACGACGTTCAGCAGATGGTAACCACTCTAAACC ATAAAAACGCTGAGCTGGAACGAATGTGTACGCTGGTGAAAACCAAAATCCATACCATTTCCCATCTGCGATGTCGACGGAAACTGCTGAATCGCAGATTCAGGGAGGCCAAAGATGAGTTACGAGAAAGGCGGAAAAGGCAAATAGCATTGCGCGATGAAGTATATAATTGTAATCTGACACACAATAAACTTCTTGACCAGATCAAAGAAGTCCGTCGTGAGGGTGGCATTATGTGCTATCCCAAGTTGTTGGCCGATTTTGATCGGACCGAGAAGTTTATTGCCATCAAACAGGAGAGTATTGAGGAACTGAAGACCCAATATGACAATTTGCTGAGGAGAATCGACAAGATCGAACTAAAGATTCTGGAGTCTAATAAGAGTGAAATCATGTCAAGGTCGGATTAA
- the LOC6612163 gene encoding uncharacterized protein LOC6612163: MNKKTEYKLSERDLDIRSDLEFVDSVLKDLQLEVEPQARGVILDLAYTLARDKLVEAQRFAKLANRTKVSVEDLEIANLERTEDLSKRAIHQPVKSLVPSQASLPSPTVSRGLMLPTWRQCQVGTMAELKEKVAETQQPNPMPVPPLNPLTATTTGPGLNSGSNSMLAMGSSSPVPKRSHSHAPPIVAKVNHFDKFALPTILPEKFRKDVRGSAIRCHSTSAIYVTRPYYSAAEAAGGIPSATKKPRKQL, from the exons atgaacaaaaaaacAGAATACAAGCTAAGCGAGCGCGACTTAGACATCCGCTCTGATCTGGAGTTTGTAGATAGTGTGCTGAAGGACCTGCAATTGGAGGTGGAGCCGCAGGCTCGTGGTGTCATCTTGGATCTGGCTTACA CTTTGGCAAGGGACAAGCTCGTCGAGGCTCAACGTTTCGCAAAGTTGGCCAACCGCACCAAGGTGAGTGTCGAGGACTTGGAGATAGCCAACCTGGAGCGGACAGAGGATCTGAGCAAGAGAGCGATCCATCAGCCGGTGAAGTCCCTGGTTCCCAGCCAGGCATCTCTGCCCTCGCCGACTGTGAGCCGTGGACTGATGCTGCCCACCTGGCGGCAGTGTCAGGTGGGTACAATGGCCGAGTTGAAGGAAAAGGTCGCTGAGACTCAGCAACCGAATCCCATGCCCGTGCCGCCCCTAAATCCGTTAACAGCTACTACTACTGGTCCTGGCTTAAACTCTGGCTCCAATTCGATGCTGGCTATGGGTTCTTCAAGCCCGGTTCCTAAGAGATCACATTCCCATGCTCCTCCCATTGTCGCCAAGGTGAATCATTTCGACAAGTTTGCCTTGCCAACGATTTTACCCGAAAAGTTTCGCAAGGATGTCCGTGGTAGCGCAATAAGATGTCATTCCACTTCTGCAATTTACGTCACTAGACCCTATTACTCGGCTGCTGAAGCTGCAGGAGGAATTCCCTCGGCCACTAAGAAACCACGCAAGCAACTATGA
- the LOC6612161 gene encoding uncharacterized protein LOC6612161 isoform X1 gives MAKPGRAKFSFVKSKVIPKKLVNLQSKRDRKKVVKVVTSGESHITSTVSNLSHSTDSDEHIASTAPSVWSTSVPIPPSSQRRMPKQNVRRSVVSISTLPSKKSSSAVKRKLSYIDEEPFHLYKLRKLEASAETQLKIVHSHPHLTSSTDSVEEASNQSDGDKMDSEMGNTSDHEGQMSVSSDSNIRMRFDILQTLRNIPDWDELSDIGTSDQNQGIDKSVEMQQVPGSELEQLQIPLARRSLSSSAESLIPSETNYEAPSSQNDDDVQGPEIPSPSGLESDDESDWRRLGMQFKSSHVATFKDITSVSRSSIASLNSIRTTLSIGQLVQSYLDGLIEKVVDIFVNSEYLRKKNLDKSKLMNRLLKEVDDHHWESHDNNLLTKRLAEHHLRRFKYSLVTPSSRSHINESHLRRYMGALNELDHWLHRTRQAEQMHLAERERLLAELERMQLEDNEKVERLEEIFRSTILRGTQPSERLRLVTETALKHMRAKRDALSATRLILIIKQHDNSYIKKKVDEIEAISGEVKLETYLSADNDVQQMVTTLNLSIYLNYLQIKTLSWNECVRW, from the exons ATGGCCAAGCCAGGGCGAGCAAAATTTTCATTCGTTAAAAGTAAAGTGATTCCCAAGAAGTTAGTCAATTTGCAGAGCAAAAGAGATCGAAAAAAGGTTGTCAAGGTTGTGACTTCCGGCGAAAGCCACATAACTAGTACAGTGAGCAACCTGAGTCATAGTACGGATTCCGACGAGCATATCGCATCCACCGCCCCAAGTGTCTGGAGCACTTCAGTACCCATTCCTCCTTCTTCCCAACGAAGAATGCCCAAACAGAATGTTCGCAGATCGGTGGTCTCCATAAGTACGTTACCATCGAAAAAGTCAAGTAGCGCAGTCAAAAGAAAATTATCTTATATTGACGAAGAGCCGTTTCATTTATATAAGCTTAGGAAGCTGGAAGCCAGCGCGGAAACTCAGCTTAAAATAGTTCATTCACATCCGCACTTAACTAGTTCTACGGACAGCGTGGAGGAAGCGAGCAATCAGAGTGATGGCGATAAAATGGACTCGGAAATGGGAAATACCTCGGATCACGAAGGCCAGATGAGTGTATCCTCCGACTCGAACATAAGGATGCGCTTTGATATCCTCCAAACCCTCAGGAATATTCCCGATTGGGACGAACTTAGTGATATCGGGACTTCGGATCAGAATCAGGGCATCGATAAGAGTGTGGAAATGCAGCAGGTGCCGGGCTCGGAACTAGAACAGTTACAGATTCCACTGGCCCGCAGGTCGTTGTCCTCGTCGGCGGAAAGCCTCATTCCCAGCGAGACCAATTATGAAGCACCTTCCTCGCAAAACGATGACGATGTGCAAGGTCCGGAGATACCATCGCCCTCAGGATTAGAGTCTGATGACGAAAGCGATTGGAGACGGCTGGGAATGCAATTCAAATCGAGTCATGTGGCCACTTTTAAGGACATTACATCTGTGTCCCGGTCCTCCATAGCTAGCCTCAATTCCATCCGTACGACTCTTTCCATCGGTCAACTGGTCCAAAGCTATCTGGATGGGCTTATTGAGAAAGTTGTGGACATATTCGTTAATTCAGAATATTTGCGGAAGAAAAATCTGGACAAAAGTAAGCTAATGAATCGCCTGCTCAAGGAAGTCGACGATCACCACTGGGAGAGCCACGACAACAATTTGCTGACCAAACGCCTGGCCGAACACCACCTGCGTCGATTTAAGTACTCCCTCGTAACGCCGAGCAGCAGATCCCACATCAACGAATCCCATCTGAGGCGATACATGGGTGCCCTAAACGAATTGGATCATTGGCTTCACAGGACACGACAGGCTGAACAGATGCACCTGGCTGAAAGGGAACGACTGCTGGCGGAATTGGAGCGGATGCAACTGGAGGACAACGAGAAGGTCGAGAGGCTGGAGGAGATCTTCAGAAGCACCATACTTCGGGGCACCCAACCGTCTGAACGCCTTCGCCTT GTAACGGAAACCGCTCTTAAACATATGAGAGCAAAACGCGATGCGTTGTCTGCCACACGACTGATTTTGATCATAAAGCAGCATGACAATTCCTACATTAAAAAG AAAGTCGATGAGATTGAGGCGATTTCTGGAGAGGTCAAATTGGAAACCTATCTGTCCGCGGATAACGACGTTCAGCAGATGGTAACCACTCTAAACC TATCTATCTATCTTAATTATTTGCAGATAAAAACGCTGAGCTGGAACGAATGTGTACGCTGGTGA
- the LOC6612162 gene encoding uncharacterized protein LOC6612162 codes for MAFFLIRLALVAGAVYGTQELGIWESSDHTKVLFEGAKREVSPYAEDLMNRFCCWRCDKCNEDVKVKPWQESMVDAWNETMKKTFNALGVQVPFYYKRFSEDFQQGIDDLVNDKEEIDTNAKKPQNPKKSK; via the coding sequence ATGGCTTTCTTCCTCATCCGCTTGGCCCTGGTGGCCGGTGCGGTGTATGGAACCCAAGAGCTGGGAATATGGGAAAGTTCCGACCACACAAAGGTGCTCTTCGAGGGCGCCAAACGGGAGGTGAGTCCCTACGCAGAGGACCTGATGAACCGATTCTGCTGCTGGCGGTGCGACAAGTGCAACGAGGATGTAAAGGTGAAGCCCTGGCAGGAATCCATGGTGGATGCCTGGAACGAGACGATGAAGAAGACATTCAACGCCCTCGGTGTCCAGGTTCCCTTCTACTACAAACGATTCTCGGAAGACTTCCAGCAGGGCATCGACGACTTGGTCAACGACAAGGAGGAAATTGATACCAATGCAAAGAAACCCCAAAACCCCAAAAAGAGTAAATAA
- the LOC6612160 gene encoding disks large homolog 5 has translation MAKMASGDLSLTSTSSQEEESSEYVGYDNTLRPPSNSSGSTTAANMSNNNGPSKGVSSGVGVLGISGGNGANYDILQAQYKSALLELNTLRHQHANTKRRCDELTTELTLYQEHYVADRNKFTDMVEESARFKRLLLETQNQQSQQAQNGNSQVPPVGSGNPYYFGKTQGCDGSCSEKLAELKKERNMVAVEREKYKKSYIELEKDRNYYRERGDENQKLKVLLSQESKNVLSLTEELNQLLSEKDNVLQEHQKMSDDLVLANKEIERLKKDEQLARAEIKVLQLANADLKKRDLLKSRDSSWSKEFPSGKELENSKELEKLRKSLEKALSEVERSSQDAEEAKRVRDWAISQREKIVQERDSVKTLCDKMRHERDKAISDSLMAIRDSEKIKKQKDEAQKKIDLLKEQMEQQERQNLDSNASGSRRSFRPSSYEGEDLLEVELSGYEHTSDLGIILDDSNKRKLVCGVTSSSPACGKLKINDVICKVNNLDCQSLSKRMVLDEIRACAPRSLLLVSRTRHSKRHAYSVQLKTRDRDCPHGLQLDMGVFIAKIEQNSLAFYEPELDVGDRVLSINNKSMDSVQSIEEVMQLLNDPRSDGLNLFALKYVQDQLPPGMTTSSAQTDSIDSMQHVSSAGGGGGSGPSSATKHPSRFAEFFFRKLKFSKPGTPEDNFEQEHDDAIAALDSVLSENSSEKSKENLFNRKKRTKKEKEASKSMGTWPRTNISHENPTGTMRGNEKKRALMSLFTAGPINVDKDDELMGEVGVPEKQPAALIQDQLPPPLPPQMSKPLAHIRGSNGGAIKTHPNRNSNPVSSGVSALFPPGPPNGMPNASYTTHPRHSLYGVTNEEIYQKPIQRAPLMGANARVKMPSQERYGTRPHSNHRLSLNITPSGDFYQPKTSGQQAQQQVMNASSASAGFGVGSGSMGGGTGPAAGEFPVRKQQVYDVFHPPPLPKNSSGSNPNAVFMPLNPPRGSHPLPVGQPPDVVSLKSQNSIESILSAKSPAISEYGMYAKRHVPQAVRHVPKYPSDSESIGSGVHGGYGGFLQSTHMPGNRHTQLFPTFGPGGRGNRRSSPLTLPSPPPQQQLQQLPAATAPHDSVGIPTDLEYHPHHHTQTNPMPHPHPHMHAPYFDYGHGPYPYMGGGVSGVGGAIYEGGTFPRKKDNQRLRIPSNPSVASKSSSMVKNSSGSIDHHYVTSTGPVSGGSMSASSSDRAPMSLMSSTIHNSYGANIAGGNGTGSGVGVGGGGGGGSGRGSPMPQVHVEVLSHGGGGSGKRNSNVPMDFLCPGDLRRVTIDKRDKSLGITIQCNNNGGGIFVSTVADKSTAMRAGLQVGDQLLEVCGINMRAATQEIAANVLRQCGDSFTMLVQYNPEKFPSIEYEGAHNLEPESPINHSGSPTPRNSPRPPARNSLFPLPMQPQAPSTRPGSRAPLSHQSIKDQSFTDSLENQSDISSSQDMPSSAATTTTTTASATSTVYDEEPKPSLPPPPASVPAETLRYVTLHMDKSKNLGIKLFGGNKVGIYVHDVAAGSPSDHAGIRKGDQILEYNGVDLSGVTAEQAANEISKLTDTVTMLVQNKLHTLKQIKDEPGDSFYIRVGFDRTGDLNEDDLRFVKDEVLYVDNTVFNGTFGLWRAWKLDAMGHRKECGIIPSQMKVEEELRSGEVVDCDTGTARRGSTSARRSFFRRKKNQRSSSRDSTEIASFSNTQLSFFPDLGLLNDDGGALSYQRVELLDSPIRRPVLIIGPLSECLMVRLTIDFSNLFKLCEVTAMDCSQEAMEEGLKENIFVDYRRRGNKFECTTVESISNACKNDRRHCILDVSISAVERLQRLQIYPIVLLLRFKSAKQIRDIRDFGTDKISAKAAKEMYERAMKLETDYKQYISAVIPGVSIKHMCTQIKDAVDKEQDKLLWVPVSSG, from the exons ATGGCGAAGATGGCATCTGGAGATCTATCGCTGACTAGCACGAGTAGCCAGGAAG AAGAGAGCTCGGAGTATGTGGGCTATGATAATACCCTACGACCGCCGTCCAACTCCAGCGGCAGCACCACAGCTGCCAACATGTCGAACAACAACGGGCCCTCGAAGGGTGTCAGTAGCGGTGTGGGCGTGTTGGGCATTTCTGGTGGAAACGGCGCTAATTACGATATACTGCAGGCGCAGTACAAGTCCGCACTTTTGGAGCTAAATACCCTACGCCACCAGCATGCGAACACGAAGAGACGATGCGATGAGTTAACCACCGAACTAACTCTGTACCAGGAGCACTACGTGGCCGATCGCAACAAGTTCACCGATATGGTGGAGGAGAGCGCCCGTTTTAAGCGTCTGCTGCTGGAGACCCAAAACCAACAGAGCCAGCAGGCCCAGAATGGCAATAGCCAAGTGCCGCCAGTCGGCAGTGGGAATCCTTATTATTTTGGCAAGACACAGGGATGCGATGGGAGCTGCAGTGAGAAGCTGGCCGAACTGAAGAAAGAGCGAAATATGGTGGCCGTGGAGAGGGAGAAGTACAAGAAGTCCTACATCGAGCTTGAAAAGGATCGCAACTACTACCGGGAGCGAGGCGATGAAAACCAGAAGCTGAAGGTTCTTCTCTCCCAGGAGAGTAAGAATGTGCTCTCTCTTACCGAGGAGCTTAATCAACTGCTGTCCGAGAAGGACAACGTGCTGCAGGAGCACCAGAAGATGTCCGACGATCTGGTTCTGGCCAACAAAGAAATTGAGAGGCTCAAAAAAGACGAACAGTTGGCCAGGGCCGAAATCAAGGTTCTGCAGCTGGCCAACGCGGACCTTAAAAAGCGCGATCTTTTAAAGTCTCGCGATAGCTCGTGGTCCAAAGAATTTCCGAGTGGAAAGGAGCTGGAGAACAGCAAGGAACTGGAAAAGCTGCGCAAGAGTCTAGAAAAGGCCCTCTCGGAGGTGGAGCGTTCAAGCCAGGATGCCGAGGAAGCGAAGCGGGTAAGGGATTGGGCCATATCGCAACGTGAGAAGATCGTGCAGGAGCGGGATTCGGTAAAGACGCTCTGTGACAAAATGCGCCACGAGAGAGATAAAGCCATCTCCGACTCCCTGATGGCCATCCGCGATAGCGAGAAGATTAAAAAACAGAAGGACGAAGCGCAGAAAAAGATCGACTTGTTGAAAGAACAAATGGAGCAGCAAGAGCGCCAAAATCTTGACAGTAATGCCTCCGGATCCCGACGCAGTTTCCGCCCAAGCAGTTACGAGGGTGAGGATCTCCTGGAAGTAGAGCTGTCCGGCTACGAGCACACGTCCGACCTCGGCATCATCCTGGATGACAGCAACAAGCGAAAATTGGTGTGTGGCGTTACCAGCAGCTCTCCCGCCTGCGGGAAGCTCAAGATCAACGATGTGATCTGCAAGGTAAACAACTTGGACTGCCAGTCTTTGTCGAAGCGGATGGTTCTTGATGAGATCCGCGCCTGTGCTCCTCGTTCCCTCCTGCTCGTTTCCCGAACTCGTCACAGCAAGCGGCACGCCTATTCTGTTCAGCTAAAGACTAGGGATAGGGATTGCCCGCATGGCCTGCAACTGGACATGGGAGTGTTCATTGCAAAGATCGAGCAGAATTCGCTAGCCTTCTACGAACCAGAGCTGGACGTTGGCGACCGAGTGTTAAGCATTAACAACAAGTCGATGGACTCGGTGCAATCAATCGAGGAAGTGATGCAGTTGCTGAATGATCCCCGCAGCGATGGACTCAATCTGTTTGCCCTTAAATACGTGCAGGATCAGTTACCCCCGGGAATGACCACCTCGTCAGCGCAGACAGATTCCATTGACTCCATGCAGCATGTCTCAAGTGCCGGGGGGGGTGGAGGAAGTGGGCCCAGTAGCGCCACCAAACATCCGTCCAGGTTCGCGGAATTTTTCTTCCGTAAGCTTAAGTTCAGCAAGCCGGGCACACCAGAGGATAACTTTGAGCAGGAGCACGACGACGCCATCGCTGCTTTGGATTCTGTGCTCAGTGAAAACAGCTCTGAGAAGAGCAAGGAGAATCTGTTCAACCgcaagaagcggaccaagaagGAGAAAGAGGCCTCCAAGAGCATGGGTACCTGGCCGCGGACCAACATCTCGCATGAAAACCCAACGGGCACCATGCGCGGCAATGAGAAGAAGCGTGCTCTGATGTCGCTTTTTACGGCCGGTCCCATAAATGTGGACAAGGATGACGAGCTGATGGGTGAGGTTGGAGTGCCGGAAAAGCAGCCAGCAGCGTTGATCCAGGATCAGTTGCCTCCACCGCTGCCCCCGCAAATGTCTAAGCCACTGGCTCACATTCGGGGATCGAACGGTGGAGCTATAAAGACACATCCAAACCGCAATTCTAATCCGGTGAGCTCGGGAGTCTCAGCACTGTTTCCCCCCGGACCACCCAATGGAATGCCCAACGCTAGTTATACCACACATCCGAGGCATTCGCTATACGGTGTGACTAACGAGGAGATTTACCAAAAGCCGATCCAGCGAGCGCCTCTGATGGGCGCCAATGCCAGGGTTAAAATGCCTTCACAAGAGCGCTACGGAACCAGGCCGCATAGTAACCATCGGCTGTCGTTAAATATCACCCCCAGCGGGGATTTTTATCAGCCCAAGACCAGTGGCCAGCAGGCCCAGCAGCAAGTGATGAACGCCTCATCGGCATCGGCGGGCTTTGGAGTAGGATCGGGATCAATGGGCGGTGGAACGGGTCCGGCGGCCGGAGAGTTTCCAGTGCGCAAGCAGCAGGTCTATGACGTCTTCCATCCGCCTCCCCTGCCCAAAAACAGCTCAGGATCCAATCCCAATGCTGTGTTCATGCCGCTCAATCCACCCAGAGGCAGTCACCCGCTGCCCGTTGGCCAACCGCCGGACGTAGTGTCCCTGAAATCGCAGAATTCTATAGAGTCAATACTGTCTGCCAAGAGTCCCGCTATCAGCGAATACGGGATGTACGCCAAGCGCCATGTGCCGCAGGCAGTAAGGCATGTGCCGAAGTACCCGAGTGATAGCGAGAGTATTGGTTCCGGTGTTCACGGAGGATATGGTGGGTTTCTTCAGTCCACCCATATGCCGGGAAATAGACACACGCAGCTCTTCCCCACTTTTGGACCCGGTGGTCGGGGTAACCGGAGATCCAGTCCATTGACCCTGCCTTCACCACCGCctcagcagcagttgcaacaGCTACCTGCGGCGACGGCACCGCACGACAGCGTTGGAATACCCACTGATCTGGAGTACCATCCGCACCACCACACGCAGACCAACCCGATGccgcatccacatccccaTATGCATGCTCCTTACTTCGATTACGGACACGGTCCCTATCCCTATATGGGTGGTGGAGTCTCGGGAGTTGGCGGAGCTATCTATGAAGGCGGAACATTTCCCCGCAAGAAAGACAATCAGCGATTAAGGATTCCATCTAATCCCAGTGTGgccagcaaaagcagcagtaTGGTGAAGAATAGCTCTGGCAGCATCGACCATCATTATGTGACGAGCACGGGGCCAGTGTCCGGAGGATCCATGTCAGCCTCGTCCTCGGATCGCGCACCTATGTCACTGATGAGTTCTACTATTCACAACAGTTACGGTGCAAATATTGCAGGAGGAAATGGAACTGGATCGGGCGTAGGAGTtggaggaggcggtggaggAGGAAGTGGCCGCGGTTCGCCCATGCCGCAGGTCCATGTAGAAGTCCTCAGCCATGGAGGCGGCGGAAGTGGCAAGCGCAACTCCAATGTGCCTATGGATTTTCTCTGCCCCGGAGACCTTAGAAGAGTCACCATCGACAAGCGCGACAAGTCGCTCGGTATCACCATTCagtgcaacaacaacggcggcGGAATATTTGTGTCAACCGTCGCTGACAAAAGCACGGCGATGCGTGCCGGTCTCCAGGTGGGCGATCAACTCTTGGAAGTATGCGGCATTAACATGCGGGCGGCCACGCAGGAGATTGCTGCCAATGTGCTGCGGCAGTGCGGCGACTCCTTTACAATGCTCGTTCAGTACAATCCGGAGA agTTCCCTTCAATTGAGTACGAGGGAGCGCACAATTTGGAACCAGAATCTCCCATCAATCATTCGGGCTCCCCGACTCCGCGCAACTCTCCCCGTCCTCCTGCCCGCAACTCGCTCTTCCCGTTGCCGATGCAGCCGCAGGCTCCTTCAACGAGACCCGGATCGAGGGCTCCGCTGTCGCATCAGTCGATTAAGGACCAGAGCTTCACCGATAGCCTTGAGAACCAGTCGGATATCAGCAGCAGCCAGGACATGCCTTCTTCGGCGGCCACCACCACAACAACGACTGCCTCGGCCACGTCGACGGTGTATGATGAGGAACCCAAGCCATCCTTGCCGCCGCCACCTGCATCCGTTCCAGCAGAGA CCCTAAGGTATGTGACTCTGCACATGGACAAGTCAAAGAACCTGGGAATCAAGCTATTTGGGGGCAATAAAGTTGGCATATATGTGCACGACGTCGCGGCGGGATCGCCTTCTGATCATGCTGGAATTCGCAAGGGGGACCAAATACTGGAGTACAATGGTGTGGATCTGAGCGGAGTCACCGCTGAGCAGGCGGCCAATGAGATTTCCAAGCTTACGGATACGGTCACCATGTTGGTGCAGAATAAGTTACACA CCCTAAAGCAAATTAAAGACGAGCCTGGCGACTCCTTTTATATTCGCGTGGGGTTTGACCGGACTGGTGATTTGAACGAGGACGATTTGCGCTTTGTTAAGGACGAGGTGCTCTACGTGGACAATACGGTTTTTAATGGCACTTTTGGCTTGTGGCGAGCCTGGAAGCTGGATGCGATGGGCCATCGGAAGGAGTGCGGCATAATACCCAGTCAAATGAA GGTGGAAGAGGAACTGCGTTCGGGTGAGGTGGTCGACTGTGATACGGGAACGGCCAGACGCGGCAGCACTTCGGCCAGAAGATCATTTTTTCGTCGTAAGAAAAACCAGCGCAGCTCGTCCCGCGACTCCACGGAGATTGCTAGTTTCAGCAACACACAGCTTAGCTTCTTTCCAGACTTAGGTCTGCTCAACGATGATGGTGGAGCACTTAGCTACCAGCGTGTAGAGCTTTTAGATT CGCCCATTCGCCGACCCGTGCTGATCATCGGACCGTTGTCCGAGTGTCTGATGGTACGCCTTACAATTGACTTCTCCAACCTCTTCAAACTGTGCGAGGTGACGGCCATGGACTGCTCGCAGGAGGCCATGGAGGAGGGTCTGAAAGAAAACATCTTTGTGGACTATCGGCGAAGGGGCAACAAGTTTGAATGCACCACCGTTGAGTCCATTAGCAATGCCTGTAAAAAT GATCGACGCCACTGCATCCTTGACGTTTCCATCTCCGCCGTGGAGCGTCTGCAGCGCCTACAAATCTATCCAATTGTCCTCCTGCTGCGCTTTAAGTCTGCAAAACAAATCCGCGATATTCGCGACTTTGGCACCGACAAAATCTCAGCCAAGGCGGCCAAGGAGATGTACGAGCGGGCAATGAAGCTCGAGACCGACTACAAGCAGTACATATCAG CCGTAATCCCCGGCGTCAGTATCAAGCACATGTGCACCCAAATCAAAGATGCCGTCGACAAGGAGCAGGACAAGCTGCTTTGGGTGCCCGTATCGAGTGGCTGA